A window from Gemmatimonadaceae bacterium encodes these proteins:
- the pstC gene encoding phosphate ABC transporter permease subunit PstC, which translates to MTDVVARDPSQATAATGTPTRPSRSWTEIGSEIGDRIYSWSITGFAALVPILLLLIFISVGIAAWPALRTFGFTFLTSSDWDPVAGHFGAAPAIYGTIVSSILALVIATPLALGVAVFLSEFAPNWLRGPVAFAVDLLAAVPSVIYGLWGIFVLIPFLREFLMPFLRDTLHLGVLPLFAGPAYGSSMLAAGLILAIMCLPYISAVTREVLMAVPRSQREAAVGLGATRWEVIRDAVIPYARSGIIGGIILGLGRALGETMAVTMLIGNRHEIAASLFAPGYTMASLIANEFSEATGDLHLSALMAVGFVLLLVTFLVNALARWLVWQTAKER; encoded by the coding sequence GTGACCGACGTCGTCGCGCGCGACCCATCGCAAGCGACAGCCGCGACGGGCACGCCAACGCGTCCGTCGCGGAGTTGGACTGAGATCGGCAGCGAGATCGGGGATCGGATCTACTCATGGTCGATCACCGGCTTCGCCGCGCTCGTCCCGATTCTCCTGCTTCTCATTTTCATCTCGGTTGGGATCGCGGCGTGGCCGGCACTGCGCACCTTCGGCTTCACGTTCCTCACCTCGAGCGACTGGGACCCGGTCGCTGGACACTTCGGCGCGGCTCCGGCGATCTACGGAACGATCGTCTCATCGATCCTCGCGCTGGTCATCGCGACGCCGCTCGCGTTAGGCGTCGCAGTGTTTCTGTCGGAGTTCGCGCCCAACTGGCTGCGCGGGCCCGTTGCCTTCGCCGTCGATCTGCTCGCCGCAGTGCCGAGCGTGATTTACGGGCTCTGGGGCATCTTCGTTCTCATCCCGTTTTTGCGTGAGTTCCTCATGCCGTTTCTTCGTGACACGCTGCATCTCGGCGTGTTGCCGCTCTTCGCCGGCCCCGCGTACGGCTCGAGTATGCTCGCCGCGGGCCTCATCCTGGCGATCATGTGCCTGCCGTACATCTCCGCGGTCACGCGCGAGGTACTGATGGCGGTGCCACGATCGCAGCGTGAAGCGGCGGTGGGTCTCGGCGCGACGCGCTGGGAAGTGATTCGCGACGCCGTCATCCCGTACGCGCGCTCCGGCATCATCGGTGGAATCATCCTCGGCCTTGGACGCGCGTTAGGCGAGACGATGGCGGTGACGATGCTCATCGGCAACCGCCACGAAATTGCGGCGTCGCTATTCGCGCCTGGTTATACGATGGCATCCCTCATTGCGAATGAATTCAGCGAAGCGACCGGCGATCTCCATCTCTCCGCGCTCATGGCGGTCGGGTTCGTGCTCTTGCTCGTGACGTTCCTCGTGAATGCACTCGCGCGCTGGCTCGTCTGGCAGACGGCCAAGGAGCGCTGA
- the pstA gene encoding phosphate ABC transporter permease PstA, with translation MATAQTTRRGAPSGRQRAVAERTQRSIRRRRARSHVMIGLMYVAAVIATLPLLLIVIHLIRLGASSINLAFFTQTQRPPGEAGGGMANAIVGTLILIGISGIVGLPIGIGAGLYLAEKRATLLATTVRFLADVLNGLPSIVMGIFAWQLLVKPVQHFSALAGGIALGAMMIPMVTRTTEEMVRLVPISLREAALALGYSRWRTSLSIVLRTALGGIVTGALVAMARIAGETAPLLFTALGNQFWSTSLRAPIAALPLQIYNYAISPYDDWHAQAWAAAIVLVGIVFIISLAARVATRRRYGTGD, from the coding sequence ATGGCGACCGCGCAGACCACCCGGAGAGGGGCGCCGAGCGGCCGCCAACGCGCCGTCGCCGAGCGAACGCAGCGCTCGATTCGAAGGCGTCGCGCGCGGAGTCATGTCATGATCGGGCTGATGTACGTCGCGGCGGTGATCGCGACGCTGCCGCTATTGCTGATCGTGATTCACCTCATCCGCCTCGGCGCGTCGTCGATAAACCTTGCTTTCTTCACGCAAACGCAGCGGCCGCCGGGGGAGGCGGGTGGCGGCATGGCCAACGCCATCGTCGGCACGCTCATTCTCATCGGCATCTCGGGCATTGTCGGACTTCCAATCGGTATCGGCGCCGGTCTGTATCTCGCCGAGAAGCGGGCGACGCTCCTGGCGACGACGGTCCGCTTTCTCGCCGATGTGCTGAATGGCCTTCCGTCGATCGTGATGGGCATCTTCGCCTGGCAACTGCTCGTGAAGCCGGTGCAGCACTTCTCGGCGCTCGCTGGCGGCATCGCGTTAGGCGCGATGATGATTCCGATGGTGACGCGGACGACCGAAGAGATGGTGCGGCTCGTGCCGATTTCGCTTCGCGAAGCGGCGCTCGCATTGGGCTACTCGCGCTGGCGGACGTCGTTGTCGATCGTCCTGCGCACGGCGCTCGGTGGTATCGTGACGGGTGCGCTCGTGGCGATGGCCCGCATCGCCGGCGAGACGGCACCGCTACTGTTCACGGCGTTAGGCAACCAGTTCTGGTCGACGTCGCTTCGGGCGCCGATCGCGGCGCTTCCTTTGCAGATCTACAACTATGCAATCAGCCCCTACGACGACTGGCACGCGCAAGCCTGGGCGGCCGCCATCGTCCTCGTCGGCATTGTCTTCATCATCAGCCTCGCCGCGCGTGTCGCTACCCGACGACGCTACGGCACCGGCGACTGA
- the pstB gene encoding phosphate ABC transporter ATP-binding protein PstB, which translates to MSQAASAVRLAVEDLNAYFGEIHAVRHVSVALPDSHVTAIIGPSGCGKSTFLRCLNRMHETIPHARATGRVLLDGQDIYGVSPVAVRRQIGMVFQRPTPFPTMSIRDNVAAGLIVMDHKPNGKRTDEIVERALKRAALWDEVGDRLKTSATGLSGGQQQRLCIARALATDPEVLLLDEPTASLDPISTQKVEELIYELRTDVTVVIVTHNMQQAARVSDQTAFFLGGELIEVAPTETMFTSPADERTESYITGRFG; encoded by the coding sequence ATGTCCCAGGCTGCCTCGGCGGTTCGCCTCGCCGTGGAGGACCTCAACGCGTACTTTGGTGAGATCCACGCCGTCAGACACGTGTCGGTGGCGCTGCCCGATAGCCACGTCACGGCGATCATCGGGCCGTCGGGCTGTGGCAAATCGACCTTCTTGCGCTGCCTCAATCGCATGCACGAGACGATCCCGCATGCGCGTGCGACGGGCAGAGTACTTCTGGACGGCCAGGACATCTATGGTGTGAGTCCCGTCGCCGTTAGGCGGCAGATCGGCATGGTTTTTCAGCGGCCGACGCCATTCCCGACGATGTCCATTCGCGACAACGTCGCCGCGGGACTGATCGTGATGGACCACAAACCGAACGGCAAACGAACCGACGAGATCGTCGAGCGGGCGTTGAAGCGTGCCGCGCTCTGGGACGAGGTGGGCGATCGTTTGAAGACGAGCGCCACCGGCCTCTCCGGTGGTCAACAGCAGCGCCTGTGCATTGCCCGGGCACTCGCGACCGATCCCGAAGTGCTGTTGCTCGACGAGCCGACGGCCTCGCTCGATCCGATCTCGACGCAGAAGGTGGAGGAGCTCATCTACGAGCTGCGCACCGACGTCACCGTCGTCATCGTCACGCACAATATGCAGCAGGCCGCGCGCGTGTCCGACCAGACCGCGTTCTTCCTTGGCGGCGAGCTGATCGAAGTTGCCCCGACGGAGACAATGTTCACGAGCCCGGCCGACGAACGCACCGAGTCTTACATCACCGGACGTTTCGGATGA